A single region of the Kwoniella botswanensis chromosome 1, complete sequence genome encodes:
- a CDS encoding vacuolar transporter chaperone 1: MSTQPLLQRTAKKRIALPVRVEPKVFFANERTFLSWLHFAVVLGGLAVGLLNFGDKVGKISAAMYTVIAMAVMLYALVIYQMRARSIRLRTGAPYDDRLGPTVLCVCLLAAIVTNFILKAVYE; the protein is encoded by the exons ATGTCAACTCAACCTCTGCTTCAACGGACTGCTAAAAAG CGAATCGCTTTACCAGTCCGAGTAGAACCCAAAGTGTTCTTCGCCAATGA ACGAACGTTCTTATCATGGCTTCATTTCGCTGTAGTCTTAGGTGGTTTGGCAGTGGGTCTATTGAATTTTGGTGATAAG GTCGGAAAGATATCTGCTGCGATGTACACCGTGATCG CCATGGCGGTGATGCTCTACGCTTTGGTGATATATCAAATGCGTGCTCGATCGATTAGGTTAAGGACCGGTGCGCCATACGACGATAGACTTGGACCG ACCGTTTTGTGTGTCTGCTTATTAG CTGCGATCGTCACCAACTTTATCCTCAAGGCGGTATACGAGTAG
- a CDS encoding malate synthase A has protein sequence MSSTSFPKEIHFTSPIPQEAQHILSKDAVEFLAVLHRTFDKRRLELLENRKQVQAELDQGKPLSFLPETKHIRDSPSWSCAPPAPGLEDRRVEITGPTDRKMVINALNSGSKTFMADFEDSNSPTWSNMVLGQVNLYDAIRRQIDFETGGKQYKLSEKPAVLIVRPRGWHLPEPRLLIDGKPISGSLFDFGLYFFNNAAELLKRGSGPYFYLPKMEHHLEARLWNDVFSLATSHLGLQQGCIRGTVLIETLPAAFQMEEILYELKEHSSGLNCGRWDYIFSFIKKQRAHKECVFPDRSDVTMTVPFMDAYVRLLIQTCHKRKVAAMGGMSAQIPIKNDADANERAMAKVRADKLREVTAGHDGTWVAHPALVKIAMDIFNENMKGPNQYHIRREDVTVTDKQIADPSVPGKITEKGVRDNVSAALSYCAAWISGNGCVPINYLMEDAATAEIARVQLWQWVKYSSKTDSGKTITPSYLQTIFSEESSKVSKLPGIDPSHVKIASEYMSSQVKAEWPSDFLTSDLLVHLEGVGTVGGATKKSNL, from the exons ATGTCATCCACATCATTCCCTAAGGAGATCCACTTCACTTCGCCTATCCCTCAAGAGGCCCAACATATCTTGTCGAAAGATGCTGTCGAGTTCCTAGCGGTGTTGCATAGGACATTCGATAAGAGAAGATTGGAGTTATTGGAAAATAGGAAACAAGTTCAAGCGGAATTAGATCAG GGAAAACCACTCAGTTTCCTTCCCGAGACTAAACATATAAGAGATTCACCTTCATGGTCATGTGCGCCTCCCGCACCGGGACTAGAAgatcgaag AGTCGAGATTACCGGTCCGACTGATCGAAAGATGGTTATCAACGCTTTGAACTCAGGTTCAAAAACTTTTATGGCTGATTTCGAGG ATTCAAATTCCCCCACTTGGTCAAATATGGTATTAGGCCAGGTCAACTTGTACGACGCCATCAG ACGCCAAATTGATTTTGAGACTGGTGGGAAACAATACAAGCTCTCTGAGAAACCTGCCGTTCTCATTGTTAG ACCAAGAGGATGGCATCTCCCCGAACCACGATTACTCATCGACGGTAAACCCATTTCCGGTTCCCTGTTCGATTTCGGTCTatacttcttcaacaacGCCGCGGAACTTTTGAAGAGAGGTTCAGGACCTTACTTCTACTTGCCCAAGATGGAACATCACCTAGAAGCTAGATTGTGGAATGATGTCTTTTCCCTGGCTACTTCTCACTTGGGTTTACAACAGGGCTGTATCAGAGGTACCGTTTTGATTGAGACCTTACCAGCTGCGTTCCAGATGGAAGAGATCTTGTATGAGTTGAAAGAACATAGTTCGGGGTTGAATTGTGGAAGATGGGATTATATCTTCAGTTT CATCAAGAAACAACGAGCTCACAAAGAATGTGTCTTCCCTGATCGATCGGATGTCACTATGACTGTACCTTTCATGGATGCCTATGTCAGGTTGTTGATCCAAACATGTCACAA GCGAAAGGTCGCAGCGATGGGAGGAATGTCAGCCCAGATCCCCATCAAGAACGATGCCGATGCCAACGAAAGGGCAATGGCCAAAGTACGAGCCGACAAATTACGAGAGGTCACCGCCGGTCATGATGGTACTTGGGTAGCTCATCCTGCTTTGGTCAAAATCGCTATGGACATCTTCAACGAGAATATGAAGGGACCGAACCAA TACCATATCCGACGAGAAGATGTTACCGTCACGGATAAGCAGATTGCGGACCCATCTGTTCCTGGAAAGATCACTGAGAAGGGTGTCAGAGATAACGTTTCTGC TGCTCTCTCGTACTGTGCTGCATGGATCTCTGGAAATGGTTGTGTACCTATCAActatttgatg GAAGACGCAGCCACCGCCGAAATCGCCAGAGTCCAGCTCTGGCAATGGGTAAAATACTCTTCCAAAACGGATTCAGGCAAGACCATCACTCCAAGTTACcttcaaaccatcttctcGGAGGAATCATCAAAAGTATCCAAGTTACCTGGGATCGACCCTTCACACGTCAAGATTGCTTCGGAGTATATGAGCTCACAAGTGAAAGCTGAATGGCCAAGTGATTTCCTCACGTCGGATTTGTTGGTTCATTTAGAAGGTGTTGGGACCGTTGGTGGAGCTACGAAGAAAAGTAATCTCTAA